In Chelonoidis abingdonii isolate Lonesome George chromosome 15, CheloAbing_2.0, whole genome shotgun sequence, the following are encoded in one genomic region:
- the CEP55 gene encoding centrosomal protein of 55 kDa produces MTSKATKDIITGKWGFKSSNSKSETELEKYKRENAALKKSMEEIIKGKSKMTDTERNRLLEKILALDTEKEKYICRLGEKEKEIQSLQDKLKTRNKSSDVTSLVGQLEEKTKEAERREKLLNSLSEEMDLLKHNLSTVTARCSELENRAITFQLSQKAVTNCTASPSNVNEVEKQLKDALEKNQQWLLYDQQREAYVMGLLARIFELEQQLETVNQQQAKEATAEGYLQEENQKYYDQLLLTAKNDLDTERQTITQLRSELNEFKKKYEETKREVMSLNSLLQSQHNVAMQTLEDENKIKGDKIQRLKEENETTREKLKEEKKKTEDLLSQVQFLHKSLLKQQEEHTRIVLLEQQIQMCTADFENEKLDRQNLQHQLNKVLKELRKAREQITRLEPLKLQEFGHTEPSNGLQAAFEDMLTIKDKNRSLKRSNLLDESFLECPKCKVQYPTSQHRELLAHIDFCAD; encoded by the exons ATGACATCAAAGGCCACCAAAGATATAATTACTGGCAAGTGGGGATTCAAATCTAGTAACTCCAAATCTGAGACTGAGTTGGAGAAGTATAAAAGAGAGAATGCAGCCCTCAAAAAGTCAATGGAGGAAATTATTAAAGGGAAAAGCAAAATGACAGATACTGAAAGGAATAGACTTTTAGAG AAAATACTTGCCCTTGacactgaaaaggaaaaatatatctgTCGACttggggaaaaggaaaaagaaatccaaAGCCTACAAGACAAGCTGAAAACCAGAAATAAAAGTAGTGATGTCACTTCACTAGTTGGTCAActtgaagagaaaacaaaggaagcagagaggagagaaaaactgcttaattcCCTGTCAGAAGAGATGGACCTTTTGAAGCATAATTTATCTACAGTTACGGCAAGATGCTCTGAACTTGAAAACCGAGCCATCACCTTCCAGTTGTCCCAG AAAGCTGTAACGAACTGCACTGCATCACCAAGTAATGTTAATGAAGTTGAAAAACAATTGAAAGAT GCTCTGGAGAAAAACCAGCAGTGGCTGTTATATGACCAGCAGCGAGAGGCATATGTCATGGGACTGTTGGCAAGGATCTTTGAACTTGAGCAGCAATTAGAAACAGTTAACCAACAGCAGGCAAAAGAGGCCACTGCAGAAG GTTACCTTCaagaagaaaaccaaaaatattatGATCAGCTTTTACTGACTGCCAAGAATGATCTTGATACTGAAAGGCAAACTATAACTCAGCTGAGATCTGAACTTAATGAATTCaaaaagaaatatgaagaaacaaaACGAGAAGTAATGAGTTTAAATAGTTTATTGCAGTCACAACACAATGTTGCTATGCAGACTCTAgaagatgaaaataaaatcaaaggagATAAGATACAGAGGTTAAAGGAAGAGAATGAAACTACCAGAGAAAagctcaaagaagaaaagaagaagactGAAGATCTCTTATCTCAG GTCCAATTTCTTCATAAATCTTTgttaaaacaacaagaagaacACACCAGGATAGTTTTGTTGGAACAACAG ATTCAAATGTGTACTGCAGATTTTGAGAATGAAAAGCTTGATCGCCAGAACTTGCAGCATCAGTTGAATAAAGTTCTTAAGGAGCTACGCAAGGCACGGGAGCAAATAACACGACTGGAGCCCTTG aaaCTCCAAGAATTTGGACATACAGAGCCATCAAACGGTTTGCAAGCGGCATTTGAAGATATGTTgacaataaaagacaaaaatcgCTCACTGAAACGTTCAAATCTACTTGATGAAAGCTTCCTTGAGTGTCCCAAATGTAAAGTACAGTATCCAACAAGCCAGCATAGAGAGTTACTAGCTCATATTGATTTCTGTGCAGATTAA